A single region of the bacterium genome encodes:
- a CDS encoding M23 family metallopeptidase yields the protein MIEQAPPPRVPGCRPALGGNPARPLLVLSAALLGLLLLAGPLLHQGDSGEAAGSPEPPRPAIVIAPIGPLLAERTRFTAGFGEPRSLRLHAGVDFSTNQRTGMPVLAPAGGWLSRIAADYTGYGLQLMLTDSLGRRHLFAHLKAFRADVEAELERLRQESGLYPQLLHPHPGAFPVRGGEVIAWSGDTGIGSAHLHYELRSTDEDRCWNPLRHGMALPDNLPPAIEGLALVPLMVGSRVEGGLFPHRLAPLQSGSGRYQAPDTLDCQGAVGLALQVIDRLPGTGGRLPVWRVALVEEGDTLFNIRLDSFPLDHNPQSGRLFHRWLKWESGQHHMRLWGDGGGLGLWDQAAGDGVLRPDPTRPLRHLEILVWDAAENPARLNLLLRQRPGRPLDPVFSAGRAGGQAGEKEKAAWSLFPLPDGLHLRLAPLPASAAARCPVLVAGADTLRAWGQWRARGWEWALDKGEEARALAHGQLEVGDRRDLPTLALRGLRLEPDRAVRWRHPDGGLGIVADSATVEQSTLLLVNGWRDARRPFTLDPPHLQLERPLTLELELEAWPADDWAELALFQAGAKGQPASLVAGGGGRERNLFRTTVGRTGDYVLHADRSGPAVTLHKPGTKSGRHPTRPTLVWTIGDDPSGIANVELREGGRRHYPHYEPDTRRVEFRPDRPWDPGEHEVELRVRDRSGNETILSSTIRIAKP from the coding sequence GTGATTGAGCAGGCTCCGCCCCCGCGCGTCCCTGGATGCCGCCCTGCCCTCGGCGGCAATCCCGCCCGCCCCCTGCTCGTGTTGTCGGCCGCTCTCCTGGGCCTGCTGCTGCTGGCCGGCCCTTTGCTGCACCAGGGCGACAGCGGCGAGGCGGCGGGTTCGCCGGAACCACCCCGTCCTGCCATCGTCATCGCGCCCATCGGGCCTTTGCTGGCGGAGCGCACCCGCTTCACCGCCGGATTCGGCGAGCCGCGCAGCCTGCGCCTGCATGCCGGCGTGGACTTCTCCACCAACCAGCGCACGGGCATGCCCGTGCTGGCGCCGGCCGGGGGCTGGCTCTCGCGCATCGCCGCCGACTACACGGGTTATGGCCTGCAGCTCATGCTGACCGACTCCCTGGGCCGCCGCCACCTCTTCGCCCATTTGAAGGCCTTTCGCGCGGACGTGGAGGCGGAGCTGGAGCGCCTGCGCCAGGAAAGCGGCCTCTACCCGCAGCTCCTGCATCCCCACCCCGGCGCCTTCCCGGTACGTGGCGGCGAGGTGATCGCCTGGAGCGGCGACACGGGCATCGGCTCCGCCCATCTGCATTATGAGCTGCGCTCCACCGACGAGGACCGCTGCTGGAATCCCCTCCGCCACGGGATGGCTCTGCCCGACAACCTGCCCCCCGCCATCGAGGGGCTGGCCCTGGTCCCGCTGATGGTCGGCTCCCGCGTGGAGGGAGGACTCTTCCCGCACCGCCTGGCGCCGCTCCAGTCAGGCTCCGGGCGCTACCAGGCGCCCGACACGTTGGACTGCCAGGGAGCGGTGGGGCTTGCCCTCCAGGTCATCGACCGCCTGCCCGGCACGGGAGGCCGCCTGCCCGTCTGGAGGGTGGCGCTGGTGGAGGAGGGCGACACCCTCTTCAACATCCGCCTGGATTCCTTTCCCCTGGACCACAACCCGCAGAGCGGACGCCTCTTCCACCGATGGTTGAAGTGGGAGAGCGGGCAGCACCACATGCGGCTCTGGGGAGATGGCGGTGGACTGGGCTTGTGGGACCAGGCGGCGGGCGACGGCGTCCTGCGCCCCGATCCGACCCGCCCCCTGCGTCACCTGGAGATCCTGGTCTGGGACGCCGCGGAGAACCCGGCCCGGCTCAACCTGCTGCTCCGGCAGCGACCCGGCCGCCCGCTGGATCCCGTCTTCTCGGCCGGACGGGCCGGCGGCCAGGCTGGAGAGAAGGAGAAGGCGGCCTGGTCCCTGTTCCCCTTGCCGGATGGCCTGCATCTGCGCCTGGCGCCGCTGCCGGCCTCGGCCGCCGCGCGATGCCCCGTGCTGGTGGCCGGAGCGGACACGCTGCGCGCATGGGGCCAGTGGCGCGCTCGCGGCTGGGAATGGGCGCTGGACAAAGGGGAGGAAGCCCGCGCCCTGGCCCACGGCCAATTGGAAGTGGGGGACCGGCGGGATCTGCCGACGCTGGCGCTGCGGGGATTGCGCCTGGAACCTGATCGGGCGGTCCGCTGGCGACACCCGGATGGCGGCCTGGGCATCGTGGCCGACAGCGCAACAGTGGAGCAATCCACCCTGCTCCTCGTCAACGGTTGGCGTGACGCCCGGCGACCCTTCACCCTGGATCCCCCCCACCTGCAACTGGAGCGGCCCCTGACGCTGGAGCTGGAGTTGGAAGCCTGGCCGGCTGACGACTGGGCGGAGCTGGCTCTTTTCCAGGCGGGAGCGAAGGGACAGCCGGCCTCCCTCGTCGCGGGAGGGGGCGGGCGCGAACGCAACCTGTTCAGGACGACGGTGGGGCGCACGGGCGACTATGTCCTCCACGCGGACCGGAGCGGCCCTGCCGTCACGCTGCACAAGCCGGGTACGAAGTCCGGCCGCCATCCGACCCGGCCCACCCTCGTCTGGACCATCGGGGACGACCCGTCCGGCATTGCCAACGTGGAGCTGCGCGAGGGCGGACGGCGCCACTATCCGCATTATGAACCGGATACGCGGCGGGTGGAGTTCAGGCCGGATCGGCCCTGGGATCCGGGCGAGCATGAAGTGGAGCTGCGCGTGCGGGATCGCTCCGGCAACGAGA
- a CDS encoding tetratricopeptide repeat protein has product MLIHRFILLFVLLLAPLVSGDEGQSTPSPEGASPTFRYDAAVASFNAGRHQAAGRDFEALLRDPALPDDLRDNCMYWLGESHYARRQWLDALACFQKVLEHVQSNKEEDARLKIALCWLNLGDTGRACREARALVERFPDCEAAPRARRLLERCPRSD; this is encoded by the coding sequence ATGCTGATCCATCGGTTCATCCTCCTCTTCGTCCTGTTGCTTGCCCCCCTCGTGTCCGGGGACGAGGGTCAAAGCACGCCCTCGCCGGAGGGCGCTTCGCCAACCTTCCGCTATGATGCGGCGGTGGCCTCCTTCAACGCGGGACGCCACCAGGCCGCGGGGCGGGATTTCGAGGCCCTGCTGCGCGACCCGGCCCTGCCCGACGACCTGCGCGACAACTGCATGTACTGGCTGGGGGAGTCCCACTACGCGCGTCGACAGTGGCTGGACGCCCTCGCCTGCTTCCAGAAGGTGTTGGAGCACGTCCAATCCAACAAGGAGGAGGATGCCCGCCTGAAGATCGCCCTCTGCTGGCTCAACCTGGGAGACACGGGTCGCGCCTGCCGGGAGGCCCGCGCCCTGGTGGAGCGCTTCCCGGATTGCGAGGCGGCGCCCCGCGCCCGTCGCCTGCTGGAGCGTTGCCCGCGCAGTGATTGA